TAATACTGCAAAGAACTACTATATCGATGCACTAAACCTTTCTCGTTCGTTAAAAACAACTGAGATTTCGGGCAATATTTACAGTTCATTAACTAAATTGTATGCTGCTATTGGCAATTATAAACAGGCTTACAATTGTTATGTTTTAGCACAGCAATACAAAGACAGTGTTTTAGGCGAAAAACAGATTAAAACTATAAATGAACTCGAAATTAAGTACCAAACCGCGCAAAAAGACCAGCAACTTACGCAAAAACAACTTCAGATAGCTCAGAAAGACTTAGCCATAAAGCAAAAAACACGTTTGTTAATGGTACCTATTGCCGGGATTGTACTTATCCTAATAATTTCATCTTTCATTTTCACTAATTATCGCAACAAGATAATGCTGCAGAATCAAAACCTTCAATTACTGGAGAAGGAAAAAGAGATAAACAGTTTGGAGGCAATGATAAGAGGCGAGGAAAAAGAACGCAATCGCATTGCTAAGGAATTACACGATGGCGTTGGAGGTTTGCTTTCTGCAACAAAAATGCACTTCAGCGTGCTTAAAGCAAAAAGTTTGGAACTGCAAAATGACAAGAGTTTTGAACATGCCCTAAGCTTATTGGATGAATCGGCGAGCGAAATACGCAAAACGGCTCATAATTTAATGCCTGAATTATTGGTAACACACGGACTTGTTGTGGCACTAGCGAATTTTTGTAAACGAATCAACAGTGCTGCTATCAGTGTAGAATTTGTTACGCTTGGTGATGTACCCAAGTTTAAGCAAGGTTTTGAGCTTTCGGTTTATCGCATTGTGCAGGAATTAGTCAATAATGTGATCAAACATTCAGGAGCAAGCGAAGCTATTGTTCAGATTAGCTGCCATGATCATTTATTGACCATGACCGTTGAAGATAATGGAAAAGGTTTTGATTATAATGATGAGATCAAAAACGGAATGGGGCTCTCAAGCCTGCATTCAAGAGTCGAATCATTTAATGGCAACATGAAGGTTGAGTCAGAAGAAAAACATGGCACCAGTATCTATCTTGAGTTTGATATTCAAAAATTAACTGTATTAGCCAATTCACAATCAGTACAAGTATAATATTGTAAAAAGGCTTTTAGATTCCTCTAAAAGCCTTTTCTTATAAAATCTTGTAAAGTCCCTATTTCGTCTTGTGCAGTAACACCCTGAGATTTAACGACAGGTTTCCATCTGTATAACGTCTAGTATCTTTCGTTTCAGATGTATAAAATGCCATTATTTTAAAGCGCGACCATGCATCTATCCCTAAACCCACTGTGTAGTTTGATGAGCTATGATAAATAGTCTGAATTGAAGCTAAATTATTGGCACAACGAGCTTCTAATCCAAAATCCCAAAGGTCGCTATTACCTTTGATTTGAGTATAACACAACTTTGGCTCTACACTGTTAAACTCTTTACCAAAATTAAATTTATACGAAGCCGAAGTAAAAAGCGTAGGACGATCCACTGTATGATATACCTCTTTAACAATATAGTTCCGAATGGTTGGTAGAGAAGCTTGTACATTCAATCCTTTAACTGTATATGCTAGCCCGAAATCACCATCAACATATGACCCTCTGGAGTTATAGTCCAACAGCGACGGATCTTCCTGATCACCATCTACATCACTTAAGGGTAAGCTATTATTAACCACGGCGGCTGAAATACCAAAACTCAACCGCTGTCCCTCAGCTACAGGCAAGTGGTAGGCATATGATAGGGCTACACGGGTTTGATTCAGCAGGCCGGCTTTTTGATTAAACACATTTAAGCCCAAACCTACCCTTTTCCCTAAATAATAGTCTGCACTTAACAGCGAATTAACGGGAGCGCCAGGCATATCATCGTATTGTTTATTATACGACAACATAATATTCAAACTGGAATCAGCTCCAGCCATTGCCGCATTACCCAGGTATTGATTAAAGAAATATTGAGCTGGAACTAAGCTCCTTTGTGCCATTACCGGCAAGGTAATACCTAATGACAACAGCATTGTCATTAGGTAAATACACTTTTTATATTTTATATTTTTCATATTGTATTCTCGTTGAGTTAAACCAAATGTTAGTCGCGAACTACTGTAATGTAACCCTTATACAGTTTTGACCCATTACCCAAGTCAATGATGTAGTAATAAGTACCTTCTTGCAATGGTTGGCCGTTAAAGGATCCATCCCATTCATTAAGGTAACCTGTCTTGGTGTAGATAATTCGGCCTGCCTTATCAAAAATTTTCACCAGGTTGTTTGGATAGCTTTCGATGTTGCGAACCAACCATTTATCGTTACGGCCGTCAGCATTAGGAGTAATTACATTGGTTGCCTTTAACACAAAATCTTCTACTACTTCTACCGTATAGGTTTGTTCAGTATAACAACCATTTTCATTGTAGCCTCTAACCACATAGGTAGTAGTTTGCATTGGTCTTACTGTTAAAACAGAAGTACTTTTGCCATTTTGAATACCAGGAGCTTCTTGCCATTCAAAAACTGAAGCATTTCCCTGAGCTTTCAACTCAACAAAATCTCCCTTAGAAATGCGCTGAGGCTTGTTACTACTAATACTTAACTGAGGTAAAGCGTTAATTGTTAAACCTCCATTTACATAAACGAATGTGTAATTGTTGGATGCAGCACCTGCAGGGGTTAAGATATAATTACCAGCTACTGAAGTTGAATTAGCAACAGTATTAACAGTTGGTTTGGTTTGCAAGTTACTCTCTCCATCCCCATTCTTAAACCCGTTATAGTTTACTGTTAAATTCGGCAAAGTGCCTTGACAGGTTTGTTTGTTATCGGCAGTAATGGTTAATACCGCTTTCGTAATTGTCAAATCCGCCGATTGGAAATTCAATGAATAATTGTTTCCAGCTGATAAGGTACCTTTATTGATAGCATAGACACCTACATTATTTCCTGTTGTACGGCTTAAACTTCCGGTTAATACATCACCGTTAATCAACCCGGTTTCCTGATAAGTCAAGTCTGGATCTGCCTGGCCGTAAACTTTCGATTGTGCACTGGCCGTTACCGTTACTGCTTTAGGAGTAATGGTAAGGTTGGCACCTGTATAAGTCAGGGTATAGTTAGCATTTGCTAGCGTATTCTGGTTGATCTGATAGGTGCCTACAGTATTTCCTGCGTCACGACTCAAGCTGCCGGTTAATACATCGCCATTTATTAATCCTGTTGCTACATAGGTTAATCCTGGATCTACATCTCCGTATACTTTCGTTTGTGCATTGGCCGTTACCGTTACTATTTTCGGAGTAATAATAAGGTTGGCCCCGTTATAAGTCAGGGTATAGTTAGCATTTGCTAGCGTATTCTGGTTAATCCGATAGGTACCTACAGTATTTCCTGAGTTACGACTCAAGCTGCCGGTTAACACATCACCATTTATTAACCCTGCTGTCACATAGGTTAATCCTGGATCTGCATCTCCGTATACCTTGGCTTTAGCATCTGCTGTTACCGTTACCGCTTTCGGGGTAATGGCAAGGTTGGCACTTGTATAAGTCAGGGCATAGTTAGCATTTGCTAGCGTATTCTGCTTGATCTGATAGGTGCCTACAGTATTTCCTGCGTCACGACTCAAGTTGCCGGTTAATGCATCCCCATTTATTAATCCTGTTGCCACATAGGTTAATCCTGGATCAACATCTCCGTATACCTTGCTTTTAGCATCTGCTGTTACCGTTACCGCTTTCGGGGTAATGGTTAGGTTGGCACCGGTATAAGTCAGGACATAGTTAGCATTTGCTAGCGTATTCTGGTTGATCTGATAGGTACCTACAGTATTTCCTGCGTCACGGCTCAAGCTGCCAGTTAATACTTCGCCATTTATTAACCCTGTTGCCACATAGGTTAATCCTGGATCAACATCTCCGTATACTTTCGTTTGTGCACTGGCTGTTACCGATACCGCTTTCGGAGTAATGGTAAGATTGGCACCGGTATAAGTCAGGGTATAGTTAGCATTTGCTAGCGTATTCTGCTTGATCTGATAGGTGCCTACAGTATTTCCTGCGTCACGACTCAAGCTGCCGGTTAATGCATCCCCATTTATTAATCCTGTTGCCACATAGGTTAATCCTGGATCAACATCTCCGTATACCTTGCTTTTAGCATCTGCTGTTACCGTTACCTGTTTGGGAGTAATCGTTCCAGTTGTGGTTGCAGTAGTCGTTGTTAAGTTATAGTAATCCTTTTCCGTACCTGATAACACAAAGTTATTGGCAATGACTGCCTTACTGTTTCCAGCATCTTTATTATCAAATTGAGCGATACCATTTATGGTTACATTGTCAGCTCCTATTATACCATTTAGCTGGTAGTTTGATGCATTAAGGACAATTGAAGTGTTTCCATCATATTGTTTGATAATTAAAGGAGAATTATTTAAGGTAACCGATATATCTTTTTGACTTACAGTAAGGGTTGCAGAAATTGAAGCCGAAGTATAGTTTCCATTTGCCGATTGTGTGGCGGTGATAGTAATTACGCCTGGTTTAAGTATCGATATTGAATTTCCACTTACACTTGCTACTGTTGCATCACTGCTTACATAAGTAAATGAACCAGCACTATTAGATGTTGGAGCTGTTATCGTAAAGCTCGGGTCTCCATAAGTTTTGTTCATTGCCGAAAAACCCGTCAAAGCTGCTGGCTGTAAAATATTAAATGTTTGGGTTAGCGTACAAGAGTTATCATCTGTAATTGTACATGTATAAGTACCTGCAGTTAAGCCCGATGCAGTTGATCCGGCACCACCACTTGGCGACCAAGAATAAGTATAAGTTCCTGTTCCTCCACTTACAGAAACGGTTGCAGAACCATCGTTTCCTCCTGCTGTACTTACATTAGTTTGTGTTGGTGTAGCATTTAATGCTGCTGGCTGGTTAATAGTAAAACTTTGCGTTGTTTGACAAAGGTTGGCGTCTTTAACCGTAACAGTATAGGTTCCGGCTGCCAGCCCTAAGGCTGTGGCTCCTGTACCTCCTGAAGGTGCCCAACTATATGTATATGTTCCCGTTCCTCCACTTACGTTTACTGTAGCTGAACCGTTAGATCCTCCGTTACAGCTTACATTAGTCTGTGAGCCGGTTGTTGCTAACAAAGCCACAGGCTGTGTTATTGTAAAGCTTTTGGTTATAGAACAGCCGTTTGAAGATGTTATTAGTACACTGTAATTTCCGGCTGCAAGATTTGATGCTGTATTTGCCGTGCCTCCTGATGGTGACCATACATAGGTAAATGGACCAGGTACTCCTGAAGGAACTACCGTAGCCGAGCCTGTGCTTGCGCCGTTACACAATACATTGGTTTGTGCAGTGGAAGCAACAAGTGTATTAGCTGTAGTGATAGTAAAATTTTTAGTTACTGTACAACCATTAGCATCTGTAATCAGACAGCTGTAGTTTCCTGCTGCAAGATTGGTAACACTTTGTGTTATTTCTCCACCAGGAGACCATAAATAAGAATAAGAACCTACACCGCCAAATGGAGTTACGCTTGCCTGCCCCGGTGTTGAACAGGTAGCATTCACTTGAGCAGTAGTAGCATTTAGTGCTGCAGGTTGATTGATAGTAAAGTTTAGGGTAATGGTACATCCTTTAGCATCTGTTATCAAACAGCTGTAGTTTCCTACCGCAAGCCCTGATGCTGTTGCTCCGGTACCACCCGATGGCGACCATAAATACGTATATGGAGAGGTTCCTCCGGAAACAGTTACCGTTGCCGATCCTGTTGCTCCTCCGTTACATAAAACATCGGTTTTAGATGTTGTGGCAGAAAGCAATAAAGGCTGGGTTATGGTAAAACTATGTGTTGTCTGGCAAAGATTTGCATCTTTAACCGTTACAGTATAGGTTCCGGCTGGAAGGCCTGAAGCAGTAGCTCCAGTACCACCCAATGGTGACCATAAATAAGTATAAGTTCCAGTACCACCAGTTACGTTTACTGTAGCCGATCCGTTAGAACCCCCATTGCAGCTTACATTGGTTTGAGCACCAAATGATGCTACAAGAGCATTAGGCTGAGTTATTGTAAAGCTTTGTGTAGTCTGGCAACTGTTAGCATCGGTTACTGTTACAGTATAAGTTCCTGCTGCAAGGCCTGAAGCAGTAGCTCCAGTACCACCTGAAGGTGCCCAACTATAAATATACGGCGTTGTACCTCCTGTTACATTCACAGTTGCAGAACCATTTGAACCGCTGTTACAGCTTACATTGT
Above is a window of Solitalea lacus DNA encoding:
- a CDS encoding tetratricopeptide repeat-containing sensor histidine kinase, which codes for MRFKKIFYLNILCWLVLSTISKTNAQQSKPDSNTVKKLLDSAYALESRDKTTALIVYRKAYEISLQLNYILGQARALHYSGIVYSDRSQYQQALAMYRKSLNLYHKIRYPFGEGACYTNIGNVYQFQSKLDSALSYYQLALNVFKRFSQLDALSQANSNVGAIFQQMQQFEKAYSYHLQAVNYAEHGNDSTVLCNSLINLGTVLNDLKKTEQSFAIQKKALHIAKLIDNYYCLQVTNINISDYYKTQKEYEKAIEYGLKSLQYALKQTTPFDIADIKKRVGDLYLLTGKYNTAKNYYIDALNLSRSLKTTEISGNIYSSLTKLYAAIGNYKQAYNCYVLAQQYKDSVLGEKQIKTINELEIKYQTAQKDQQLTQKQLQIAQKDLAIKQKTRLLMVPIAGIVLILIISSFIFTNYRNKIMLQNQNLQLLEKEKEINSLEAMIRGEEKERNRIAKELHDGVGGLLSATKMHFSVLKAKSLELQNDKSFEHALSLLDESASEIRKTAHNLMPELLVTHGLVVALANFCKRINSAAISVEFVTLGDVPKFKQGFELSVYRIVQELVNNVIKHSGASEAIVQISCHDHLLTMTVEDNGKGFDYNDEIKNGMGLSSLHSRVESFNGNMKVESEEKHGTSIYLEFDIQKLTVLANSQSVQV
- a CDS encoding PorP/SprF family type IX secretion system membrane protein; the encoded protein is MKNIKYKKCIYLMTMLLSLGITLPVMAQRSLVPAQYFFNQYLGNAAMAGADSSLNIMLSYNKQYDDMPGAPVNSLLSADYYLGKRVGLGLNVFNQKAGLLNQTRVALSYAYHLPVAEGQRLSFGISAAVVNNSLPLSDVDGDQEDPSLLDYNSRGSYVDGDFGLAYTVKGLNVQASLPTIRNYIVKEVYHTVDRPTLFTSASYKFNFGKEFNSVEPKLCYTQIKGNSDLWDFGLEARCANNLASIQTIYHSSSNYTVGLGIDAWSRFKIMAFYTSETKDTRRYTDGNLSLNLRVLLHKTK
- a CDS encoding MBG domain-containing protein → MKKLCFKKKINLNLRKTSLLLLIPILSLCSSRLMAQTTLAPGDLSITGFNSALTNRDGFSFVCWVNISSGTVIKFTDDGFNSASHSNTAGNIREMEQTITWTATSNIAAGTIIIIEADGTTPTPTTYSNLGTVSIATGSTMLLGNNGDQIFAFQGSYTTSNSTLGTLSGTMLYGISFQGTGANTTWLSTGTTGTVNSYLPSDLSSANMFLGSNAVAAEYNGPRTGLTIAQYKAAVANIANWTLYTNTSSPNGVTSYSTTPISSAAPAPSITGQPSNSTICAGANTSFGITASNATTYKWQVSTNGGASFSDLSNVAPYSGVLTTILTITGATSAMNAYQYRCIASGSSSPDATSNNATLTVNLITVTPVSQTNVACRGYSTGSATVVASGGTAPYTYSWAPSGGTGATASALAAGTYSVTVTDNIGCQAIKSFTITQPAAVLSTSGTSSKTDVSCNGESNGTATVVASGGTAPYTYSWAPSGGTGATASGLAAGTYTVTVTDINSCQTTRAFTINQPAAISGTSVITHVACNGGATGAINLTPTGGTPPYTFNWGGGIFTEDRTGLTAGSYSVTITDANNCTGTVNVTINQPTALVATAGAQNNVSCNSGSNGSATVNVTGGTTPYIYSWAPSGGTGATASGLAAGTYTVTVTDANSCQTTQSFTITQPNALVASFGAQTNVSCNGGSNGSATVNVTGGTGTYTYLWSPLGGTGATASGLPAGTYTVTVKDANLCQTTHSFTITQPLLLSATTSKTDVLCNGGATGSATVTVSGGTSPYTYLWSPSGGTGATASGLAVGNYSCLITDAKGCTITLNFTINQPAALNATTAQVNATCSTPGQASVTPFGGVGSYSYLWSPGGEITQSVTNLAAGNYSCLITDANGCTVTKNFTITTANTLVASTAQTNVLCNGASTGSATVVPSGVPGPFTYVWSPSGGTANTASNLAAGNYSVLITSSNGCSITKSFTITQPVALLATTGSQTNVSCNGGSNGSATVNVSGGTGTYTYSWAPSGGTGATALGLAAGTYTVTVKDANLCQTTQSFTINQPAALNATPTQTNVSTAGGNDGSATVSVSGGTGTYTYSWSPSGGAGSTASGLTAGTYTCTITDDNSCTLTQTFNILQPAALTGFSAMNKTYGDPSFTITAPTSNSAGSFTYVSSDATVASVSGNSISILKPGVITITATQSANGNYTSASISATLTVSQKDISVTLNNSPLIIKQYDGNTSIVLNASNYQLNGIIGADNVTINGIAQFDNKDAGNSKAVIANNFVLSGTEKDYYNLTTTTATTTGTITPKQVTVTADAKSKVYGDVDPGLTYVATGLINGDALTGSLSRDAGNTVGTYQIKQNTLANANYTLTYTGANLTITPKAVSVTASAQTKVYGDVDPGLTYVATGLINGEVLTGSLSRDAGNTVGTYQINQNTLANANYVLTYTGANLTITPKAVTVTADAKSKVYGDVDPGLTYVATGLINGDALTGNLSRDAGNTVGTYQIKQNTLANANYALTYTSANLAITPKAVTVTADAKAKVYGDADPGLTYVTAGLINGDVLTGSLSRNSGNTVGTYRINQNTLANANYTLTYNGANLIITPKIVTVTANAQTKVYGDVDPGLTYVATGLINGDVLTGSLSRDAGNTVGTYQINQNTLANANYTLTYTGANLTITPKAVTVTASAQSKVYGQADPDLTYQETGLINGDVLTGSLSRTTGNNVGVYAINKGTLSAGNNYSLNFQSADLTITKAVLTITADNKQTCQGTLPNLTVNYNGFKNGDGESNLQTKPTVNTVANSTSVAGNYILTPAGAASNNYTFVYVNGGLTINALPQLSISSNKPQRISKGDFVELKAQGNASVFEWQEAPGIQNGKSTSVLTVRPMQTTTYVVRGYNENGCYTEQTYTVEVVEDFVLKATNVITPNADGRNDKWLVRNIESYPNNLVKIFDKAGRIIYTKTGYLNEWDGSFNGQPLQEGTYYYIIDLGNGSKLYKGYITVVRD